From a single Brassica napus cultivar Da-Ae chromosome C9, Da-Ae, whole genome shotgun sequence genomic region:
- the LOC111212721 gene encoding alpha-L-arabinofuranosidase 1-like, giving the protein MDVICDSNGCPSGGVGVYNPGYWGMNIEEGKKYKVAFYVRSTGDIDLSVSLTSSDGSLTLASEKIIASTSDVSKWTKKEVVLEAKGTDHGARLQLTTTKKGSLWIDQVSAMPVDTYKGHGFRNDLYQMMVDITPRFIRFPGKV; this is encoded by the exons ATGGATGTGATCTGTGATAGCAATGGCTGTCCTTCAGGAGGTGTTGGAGTTTATAACCCTGGTTACTGGGGAATG AATATTGAAGAAGGAAAGAAGTACAAGGTGGCGTTTTATGTGCGTTCGACTGGTGATATTGATCTCTCTGTGTCGTTGACAAGCTCTGATGGGTCGTTGACTCTTGCTTCTGAGAAGATCAT AGCATCTACTTCTGATGTTTCGAAGTGGACTAAGAAGGAGGTTGTTTTGGAGGCGAAAGGGACGGATCATGGTGCAAGGCTTCAGTTAACAACAACCAAGAAAGGGTCACTATGGATTGATCAAGTCTCTGCCATGCCAGTGGATACTTACAAG GGACATGGATTTAGAAACGATCTTTACCAAATGATGGTTGATATAACACCTCGCTTCATCCGTTTCCCAGGTAAAGTTTAA
- the LOC106423167 gene encoding glutathione S-transferase T3-like isoform X1 — protein sequence MDSSPSTHTSKFVDLLNSQQTISFGNFEDCVEQSSNFGPTPAQRRERRKWTPTDDVLLISSWLNTSKDPVVGNEQKSGAFWTRVAAYFAASPQVAGCEQREAAHCKQRWHKMNDLVCKFCGSYEAATREKSSGQNENDILKLAHQIFYNNHNKKFTLDHAWKELRNDQKWCEQSTAKTEGISKKRKCEDGADSSTSRATESTRPQGVKAAKASGKKPVVKEKGLNDFQTMWSIKQQDLVIKERLSKMSLLDNLIAKKEPLGESEEALKNKLINDLLFN from the coding sequence ATGGATTCTTCTCCATCCACGCATACTTCAAAGTTTGTTGACTTACTTAACAGTCAACAAACCATTTCCTTCGGTAACTTTGAAGATTGTGTTGAACAATCTTCAAACTTTGGCCCTACTCCTGCCCAGCGTAGAGAAAGGAGGAAATGGACGCCTACGGATGATGTTCTCCTCATCAGCTCGTGGTTAAACACGAGCAAAGACCCTGTAGTGGGCAACGAGCAAAAATCAGGAGCATTTTGGACACGAGTTGCGGCCTACTTCGCGGCAAGTCCTCAAGTTGCTGGCTGTGAACAGAGAGAGGCAGCCCACTGCAAGCAGCGTTGGCACAAGATGAACGACCTCGTCTGCAAGTTTTGTGGATCATATGAGGCGGCTACTAGAGAGAAAAGCAGTGGGCAAAATGAGAATGATATTCTCAAATTGGCTCATCAGATATTCTACAACAACCACAACAAGAAATTTACACTTGACCACGCTTGGAAAGAGCTCCGGAACGACCAGAAGTGGTGTGAGCAATCCACTGCCAAGACCGAGGGaatctcaaaaaaaagaaaatgtgagGACGGTGCAGATTCATCAACCTCTCGAGCAACTGAATCCACCCGTCCTCAGGGGGTTAAGGCTGCAAAGGCTAGTGGGAAGAAGCCGGTGGTAAAGGAGAAAGGGCTTAATGATTTTCAGACAATGTGGTCTATAAAACAACAGGATTTGGTCATCAAAGAACGGTTGTCTAAGATGAGTCTACTTGACAATCTTATTGCCAAAAAAGAACCGTTGGGGGAGTCTGAAGAAGCCCTCAAGAATAAGCTAATTAATGATTTGTTGTTTAATTAG
- the LOC106423167 gene encoding uncharacterized protein LOC106423167 isoform X2, translated as MADEDFQSRVERIFGSLAFSRSTSSTTSTSSAPPLRKTQSGSVWSLSGAEVEKREWKREQLASYDKEEMPCASSFDEILRQQRISSTDRKEGEEGGDEDFGDEDDDWSIRASMGLDRTLDDEDEKDEYDKVALGKEDGGKGVSMEDAISRPCGVRIRDPCANHAAVKMRLKEDELEANK; from the exons ATGGCCGACGAAGATTTCCAGTCTCGCGTCGAGAGGATCTTCGGATCTCTCGCCTTCTCCCGCTCCACGTCTTCTACTACCTCCACGTCTTCTGCGCCGCCGCTGCGGAAAACGCAATCGGGCTCGGTGTGGTCTCTCTCCGGCGCAGAAGTGGAGAAGAGGGAGTGGAAGCGAGAGCAGCTCGCTTCGTACGATAAGGAAGAGATGCCTTGTGCGTCATCGTTCGACGAGATTCTGAGGCAGCAGAGGATCTCGAGCACTGATCGGAAGGAGGGTGAGGAAGGTGGTGACGAGGATTTTGgtgatgaggatgatgattgGAGCATCAGAGCATCCATGGGCCTTGACCGTACTCTCGATGATGAG GACGAAAAAGATGAGTATGATAAGGTCGCACTAGGGAAAGAGGATGGTGGTAAAGGCGTGTCTATGGAAGATGCCATTTCGAGACCTTGTGGTGTGCGGATTCGGGACCCTTGTGCTAACCATGCTGCTGTAAAAATGAGGTTGAAGGAAGATGAACTCGAGGCCAACAAGTAA
- the LOC106423165 gene encoding B-box zinc finger protein 32: MAKKKCELCDRVARMFCESDQASLCWDCDGKVHGANFLVAKHTRCLLCNVCQSPTPWKASGLRFGPTVSICESCLARKNNSVAGSSNQNLKKEINSNNNDDCEEGEEEAEKQVVPWGAAPVMSSSSSSVSSGEESFSGDGGLVVKRTRRDMDLDYSDGGDTSLTSSLSLKTAKKRRYLSR, from the coding sequence ATGGCGAAGAAGAAGTGTGAGTTATGTGACCGTGTAGCGAGGATGTTCTGCGAGTCGGACCAGGCGAGCTTATGCTGGGACTGCGACGGAAAGGTTCACGGAGCTAATTTTCTGGTGGCTAAGCACACACGCTGTCTTCTCTGCAACGTGTGTCAATCTCCGACGCCTTGGAAAGCCTCGGGACTTCGTTTCGGTCCAACGGTTTCAATCTGCGAGTCTTGTCTAGCTCGTAAGAACAACTCCGTCGCCGGCAGCAGTAATCAGAATCTGAAGAAAGAGATTAATAGTAACAATAATGATGATTGTGaggaaggtgaagaagaagcgGAGAAACAGGTGGTGCCGTGGGGTGCTGCTCCGGTGATGAGTTCATCGTCGTCTTCCGTTAGTAGCGGAGAGGAAAGTTTCTCCGGCGATGGAGGTCTGGTGGTTAAAAGAACGCGACGGGATATGGATCTTGACTACTCTGATGGCGGTGATACGTCGTTGACATCATCATTGTCTTTAAAAACCGCTAAGAAAAGGAGATATCTCAGCCGTTGA